One window of Quercus robur chromosome 12, dhQueRobu3.1, whole genome shotgun sequence genomic DNA carries:
- the LOC126709521 gene encoding protein NUCLEAR FUSION DEFECTIVE 4-like, protein MAGQSRKWMILVATIWIQAFTGTNFDFSAYSSSLKSVLGISQVQLTYLAVASDLGKVFGWSSGLTLMYFPLWVVLFMAAFMGCLGYGIQWLLIRNVLTLPYFLVFLLCLLAGCSICWFNTVCFVLCNQNFPANRPLAISLTVSYNGVSAALYALAANAIDPSSDALYLLLNALIPLLTSVVSLIPILRQPSLDPLPPDAVRRDSLIFLFLNFLAVVTGIYLLIFGSTTTDLTTARILLSVAIFLLIFPLCIPGVVYAKNWFRTIHSSFHFDGSGFILVEADDLELHKELLSRHASSIGSIGNGSLSHLLSDNGSVIAITRQKTGEIEGCFQRMLVRDQLAMLGQEHPAGVLVRRIDFWLYYLAYFCGGTIGLVYSNNLGQIAQSLGQSSKTTTLLTLYSSFSFFGRLLSAVPDYIRAKFYFARTGWLTIALLPTPIAFFLLASSDSAVVLHVGTALVGLSSGFIFAAAVSITSELFGPNSVGVNHNMLITNIPIGSLVYGCLAALVYDANISPGLGNILMSDSAVCMGRQCYFLTFLLWGCISVLGLVCSMLLFFRTRHAYDLFEQNRISQLY, encoded by the exons ATGGCGGGGCAGTCACGTAAATGGATGATATTGGTGGCAACAATATGGATTCAGGCATTTACAGGCACAAACTTTGATTTCTCTGCCTATTCTTCGTCTTTGAAATCGGTTCTTGGGATTTCCCAGGTGCAGTTGACTTACTTGGCCGTGGCCTCTGATCTTGGAAAAGTGTTTGGTTGGTCTTCTGGGCTGACCTTGATGTATTTTCCACTCTGGGTGGTGCTGTTCATGGCTGCTTTCATGGGGTGTCTTGGCTATGGCATTCAGTGGCTCCTCATCAGAAACGTCCTCACCTTGCCTTATTTCctg GTCTTTCTTCTCTGTTTGTTGGCTGGGTGTAGCATCTGCTGGTTCAACACTGTCTGTTTTGTTCTTTGCAATCAAAACTTTCCAGCTAATCGTCCCCTTGCCATCTCTCTGACAGTAAGCTACAATGGTGTAAGTGCAGCCTTATACGCTCTTGCTGCCAATGCAATTGATCCTTCATCTGATGCATTATATCTTCTTTTGAATGCCCTCATTCCTCTGCTCACTTCTGTTGTATCACTAATACCAATTCTTCGCCAACCATCTCTAGACCCTCTTCCACCTGATGCAGTTCGCCGTGACTcccttatatttctctttttgaatttcttagcagTTGTTACCGGTATTTACCTTCTTATCTTTGGTTCTACCACAACTGATTTAACAACAGCTCGTATCCTCCTTAGTGTAGCCATTTTCTTACTAATCTTCCCTCTATGTATCCCTGGCGTTGTCTATGCTAAAAATTGGTTCCGTACCATTCATTCTAGCTTTCACTTTGACGGCTCTGGCTTCATTCTTGTTGAGGCAGATGATCTTGAGCTTCATAAGGAGCTCCTTTCACGTCATGCTAGTAGTATTGGCTCTATTGGAAATGGATCACTCTCTCATCTCTTAAGTGATAATGGATCTGTGATTGCAATCACCAGACAGAAAACTGGAGAGATTGAAGGATGTTTTCAGAGAATGCTTGTTAGGGATCAGTTGGCAATGCTTGGGCAAGAGCACCCAGCTGGAGTGCTTGTACGTAGGATCGATTTTTGGCTATACTATTTGGCTTATTTCTGTGGAGGCACAATTGGCCTTGTGTATAGTAACAATCTAGGACAGATAGCACAGTCATTGGGACAAAGTTCAAAAACTACCACCCTCCTTACTCTCTATTCATCATTCTCCTTCTTTGGCCGATTGCTTTCTGCAGTACCAGACTACATTCGCGC AAAGTTCTATTTTGCTAGGACTGGATGGCTGACCATTGCACTTTTGCCAACCCCAATTGCATTCTTCTTGCTAGCAAGTTCAGACAGTGCGGTCGTACTGCATGTTGGCACTGCACTGGTTGGGTTGAGCTCTGGGTTCATATTTGCTGCTGCTGTATCAATTACATCCGAGCTGTTTGGACCTAACAGCGTAGGCGTCAACCACAACATGCTCATCACCAATATCCCAATTGGGTCACTTGTATATGGATGTCTTGCTGCATTAGTCTATGATGCCAACATAAGCCCTGGCTTAGGAAACATACTAATGTCTGATTCGGCAGTGTGCATGGGGAGGCAGTGCTATTTCTTAACATTTTTGTTATGGGGTTGCATATCAGTTCTGGGACTAGTTTGTAGTATGCTGTTATTTTTTAGAACCAGACATGCTTATGACCTTTTTGAACAGAACCGTATATCACAACTCTATTAG